From Symphalangus syndactylus isolate Jambi chromosome X, NHGRI_mSymSyn1-v2.1_pri, whole genome shotgun sequence, the proteins below share one genomic window:
- the MPP1 gene encoding 55 kDa erythrocyte membrane protein isoform X2, whose protein sequence is MTLKASESESGGSMHTALSDLYLEHLLQKRSRPEAASHPLNTVTEDMYTNGSPAPGSPAQVKGQEGITLKLNEKQSCTVARILHGGMIHRQGSLHVGDEILEINGTNVTNHSVDQLQKAMKETKGMISLKVIPNQQSRLPALQMFMRAQFDYDPKKDNLIPCKEAGLKFATGDIIQIINKDDSNWWQGRVEGSSKESAGLIPSPELQEWRVASMAQSAPSEAPSCSPFGKKKKYKDKYLAKHSSIFDQLDVVSYEEVVRLPAFKRKTLVLIGASGVGRSHIKNALLSQNPEKFVYPVPYTTRPPRKSEEDGKEYHFISTEEMTRNISANEFLEFGSYQGNMFGTKFETVHQIHKQDKIAILDIEPQTLKIVRTAELSPFIVFIAPTDQGTQTEALQQLQKDSEAIRSQYAHYFDLSLVNNGVDETLKKLQEAFDQACSSPQWVPVSWVY, encoded by the exons GCTGCATCACATCCATTGAATACTGTGACCGAGGACATGTACACCAACGGGTCTCCTGCCCCAGGTAGCCCTGCCCAGGTCAAGGGACAGGAG GGAATTACTCTGAAGCTGAATGAAAAACAGTCCTGTACGGTGGCCAGAATTCTTCATGGTGGCATGATCCATAGACAAG GCTCCCTTCACGTGGGGGATGAGATCCTAGAAATCAATGGCACAAATGTGACAAATCATTCAGTGGATCAGCTACAGAAGGCGATG aaagaaaCCAAAGGAATGATCTCATTAAAAGTAATTCCCAACCAGCAAAGCCGTCTTCCTGCACTACAG ATGTTCATGAGAGCGCAGTTTGACTATGATCCCAAAAAGGACAATCTGATCCCTTGCAAGGAGGCAGGACTGAAGTTTGCTACTGGGGACATTATCCAGATTATCAACAAGGATGACAGCAATTGGTGGCAGGGACGGGTGGAAGGCTCCTCCAAGGAGTCAGCAGGATTGATCCCTTCCCCTGAGCTGCAGGAATG GCGAGTGGCAAGTATGGCTCAGTCAGCTCCTAGCGAAGCCCCGAGCTGCAGCCCCTttgggaagaagaagaagtacAAAGACAAATATCTGGCCAAGCACAGCTCGA ttTTTGATCAGTTGGATGTTGTTTCCTACGAGGAAGTCGTTCGGCTCCCTGCGTTCAAGAGGAAGACCCTGGTGCTGATCG GAGCCAGTGGGGTGGGTCGCAGCCACATTAAGAATGCCCTGCTCAGCCAGAATCCGGAGAAGTTTGTGTACCCTGTCCCAT ACACAACGCGGCCGCCAAGGAAGAGTGAGGAAGATGGGAAGGAGTACCACTTTATCTCAACGGAGGAGATGACGAGGAACATCTCTGCCAATGAGTTCTTGGAGTTTGGCAGCTACCAAGGCAACATGTTTGGCACCAAATTTGAAACAGTGCACCAGATTCATAAGCAAGACAAGATTGCCATCCTTGACATTGAGCCCCAG acccTGAAAATTGTTCGGACAGCAGAACTTTCACCTTTCATTGTGTTCATTGCACCTACTGATCAGGGCACTCAG ACAGAAGCCTTGCAGCAGCTGCAGAAGGACTCTGAGGCCATCCGCAGCCAGTACGCTCACTACTTTGACCTCTCACTGGTCAATAATGGTGTTGATGAAACCCTTAAGAAATTACAAGAAGCCTTCGACCAAGCGTGCAGTTCTCCACAGTGGGTGCCTGTCTCCTGGGTTTACTAA
- the MPP1 gene encoding 55 kDa erythrocyte membrane protein isoform X1, translating into MTLKASESESGGSMHTALSDLYLEHLLQKRSRPEAASHPLNTVTEDMYTNGSPAPGSPAQVKGQEVRKVRLIQFEKVTEEPMGITLKLNEKQSCTVARILHGGMIHRQGSLHVGDEILEINGTNVTNHSVDQLQKAMKETKGMISLKVIPNQQSRLPALQMFMRAQFDYDPKKDNLIPCKEAGLKFATGDIIQIINKDDSNWWQGRVEGSSKESAGLIPSPELQEWRVASMAQSAPSEAPSCSPFGKKKKYKDKYLAKHSSIFDQLDVVSYEEVVRLPAFKRKTLVLIGASGVGRSHIKNALLSQNPEKFVYPVPYTTRPPRKSEEDGKEYHFISTEEMTRNISANEFLEFGSYQGNMFGTKFETVHQIHKQDKIAILDIEPQTLKIVRTAELSPFIVFIAPTDQGTQTEALQQLQKDSEAIRSQYAHYFDLSLVNNGVDETLKKLQEAFDQACSSPQWVPVSWVY; encoded by the exons GCTGCATCACATCCATTGAATACTGTGACCGAGGACATGTACACCAACGGGTCTCCTGCCCCAGGTAGCCCTGCCCAGGTCAAGGGACAGGAGGTGCGGAAAGTGCGACTCATACAGTTTGAGAAGGTCACAGAAGAGCCCATG GGAATTACTCTGAAGCTGAATGAAAAACAGTCCTGTACGGTGGCCAGAATTCTTCATGGTGGCATGATCCATAGACAAG GCTCCCTTCACGTGGGGGATGAGATCCTAGAAATCAATGGCACAAATGTGACAAATCATTCAGTGGATCAGCTACAGAAGGCGATG aaagaaaCCAAAGGAATGATCTCATTAAAAGTAATTCCCAACCAGCAAAGCCGTCTTCCTGCACTACAG ATGTTCATGAGAGCGCAGTTTGACTATGATCCCAAAAAGGACAATCTGATCCCTTGCAAGGAGGCAGGACTGAAGTTTGCTACTGGGGACATTATCCAGATTATCAACAAGGATGACAGCAATTGGTGGCAGGGACGGGTGGAAGGCTCCTCCAAGGAGTCAGCAGGATTGATCCCTTCCCCTGAGCTGCAGGAATG GCGAGTGGCAAGTATGGCTCAGTCAGCTCCTAGCGAAGCCCCGAGCTGCAGCCCCTttgggaagaagaagaagtacAAAGACAAATATCTGGCCAAGCACAGCTCGA ttTTTGATCAGTTGGATGTTGTTTCCTACGAGGAAGTCGTTCGGCTCCCTGCGTTCAAGAGGAAGACCCTGGTGCTGATCG GAGCCAGTGGGGTGGGTCGCAGCCACATTAAGAATGCCCTGCTCAGCCAGAATCCGGAGAAGTTTGTGTACCCTGTCCCAT ACACAACGCGGCCGCCAAGGAAGAGTGAGGAAGATGGGAAGGAGTACCACTTTATCTCAACGGAGGAGATGACGAGGAACATCTCTGCCAATGAGTTCTTGGAGTTTGGCAGCTACCAAGGCAACATGTTTGGCACCAAATTTGAAACAGTGCACCAGATTCATAAGCAAGACAAGATTGCCATCCTTGACATTGAGCCCCAG acccTGAAAATTGTTCGGACAGCAGAACTTTCACCTTTCATTGTGTTCATTGCACCTACTGATCAGGGCACTCAG ACAGAAGCCTTGCAGCAGCTGCAGAAGGACTCTGAGGCCATCCGCAGCCAGTACGCTCACTACTTTGACCTCTCACTGGTCAATAATGGTGTTGATGAAACCCTTAAGAAATTACAAGAAGCCTTCGACCAAGCGTGCAGTTCTCCACAGTGGGTGCCTGTCTCCTGGGTTTACTAA
- the MPP1 gene encoding 55 kDa erythrocyte membrane protein isoform X3, with amino-acid sequence MTLKASESESGGSMHTALSDLYLEHLLQKRSRPEAASHPLNTVTEDMYTNGSPAPGSPAQVKGQEVRKVRLIQFEKVTEEPMGITLKLNEKQSCTVARILHGGMIHRQGSLHVGDEILEINGTNVTNHSVDQLQKAMKETKGMISLKVIPNQQSRLPALQEAGLKFATGDIIQIINKDDSNWWQGRVEGSSKESAGLIPSPELQEWRVASMAQSAPSEAPSCSPFGKKKKYKDKYLAKHSSIFDQLDVVSYEEVVRLPAFKRKTLVLIGASGVGRSHIKNALLSQNPEKFVYPVPYTTRPPRKSEEDGKEYHFISTEEMTRNISANEFLEFGSYQGNMFGTKFETVHQIHKQDKIAILDIEPQTLKIVRTAELSPFIVFIAPTDQGTQTEALQQLQKDSEAIRSQYAHYFDLSLVNNGVDETLKKLQEAFDQACSSPQWVPVSWVY; translated from the exons GCTGCATCACATCCATTGAATACTGTGACCGAGGACATGTACACCAACGGGTCTCCTGCCCCAGGTAGCCCTGCCCAGGTCAAGGGACAGGAGGTGCGGAAAGTGCGACTCATACAGTTTGAGAAGGTCACAGAAGAGCCCATG GGAATTACTCTGAAGCTGAATGAAAAACAGTCCTGTACGGTGGCCAGAATTCTTCATGGTGGCATGATCCATAGACAAG GCTCCCTTCACGTGGGGGATGAGATCCTAGAAATCAATGGCACAAATGTGACAAATCATTCAGTGGATCAGCTACAGAAGGCGATG aaagaaaCCAAAGGAATGATCTCATTAAAAGTAATTCCCAACCAGCAAAGCCGTCTTCCTGCACTACAG GAGGCAGGACTGAAGTTTGCTACTGGGGACATTATCCAGATTATCAACAAGGATGACAGCAATTGGTGGCAGGGACGGGTGGAAGGCTCCTCCAAGGAGTCAGCAGGATTGATCCCTTCCCCTGAGCTGCAGGAATG GCGAGTGGCAAGTATGGCTCAGTCAGCTCCTAGCGAAGCCCCGAGCTGCAGCCCCTttgggaagaagaagaagtacAAAGACAAATATCTGGCCAAGCACAGCTCGA ttTTTGATCAGTTGGATGTTGTTTCCTACGAGGAAGTCGTTCGGCTCCCTGCGTTCAAGAGGAAGACCCTGGTGCTGATCG GAGCCAGTGGGGTGGGTCGCAGCCACATTAAGAATGCCCTGCTCAGCCAGAATCCGGAGAAGTTTGTGTACCCTGTCCCAT ACACAACGCGGCCGCCAAGGAAGAGTGAGGAAGATGGGAAGGAGTACCACTTTATCTCAACGGAGGAGATGACGAGGAACATCTCTGCCAATGAGTTCTTGGAGTTTGGCAGCTACCAAGGCAACATGTTTGGCACCAAATTTGAAACAGTGCACCAGATTCATAAGCAAGACAAGATTGCCATCCTTGACATTGAGCCCCAG acccTGAAAATTGTTCGGACAGCAGAACTTTCACCTTTCATTGTGTTCATTGCACCTACTGATCAGGGCACTCAG ACAGAAGCCTTGCAGCAGCTGCAGAAGGACTCTGAGGCCATCCGCAGCCAGTACGCTCACTACTTTGACCTCTCACTGGTCAATAATGGTGTTGATGAAACCCTTAAGAAATTACAAGAAGCCTTCGACCAAGCGTGCAGTTCTCCACAGTGGGTGCCTGTCTCCTGGGTTTACTAA
- the MPP1 gene encoding 55 kDa erythrocyte membrane protein isoform X4 produces MESWAASHPLNTVTEDMYTNGSPAPGSPAQVKGQEVRKVRLIQFEKVTEEPMGITLKLNEKQSCTVARILHGGMIHRQGSLHVGDEILEINGTNVTNHSVDQLQKAMKETKGMISLKVIPNQQSRLPALQMFMRAQFDYDPKKDNLIPCKEAGLKFATGDIIQIINKDDSNWWQGRVEGSSKESAGLIPSPELQEWRVASMAQSAPSEAPSCSPFGKKKKYKDKYLAKHSSIFDQLDVVSYEEVVRLPAFKRKTLVLIGASGVGRSHIKNALLSQNPEKFVYPVPYTTRPPRKSEEDGKEYHFISTEEMTRNISANEFLEFGSYQGNMFGTKFETVHQIHKQDKIAILDIEPQTLKIVRTAELSPFIVFIAPTDQGTQTEALQQLQKDSEAIRSQYAHYFDLSLVNNGVDETLKKLQEAFDQACSSPQWVPVSWVY; encoded by the exons GCTGCATCACATCCATTGAATACTGTGACCGAGGACATGTACACCAACGGGTCTCCTGCCCCAGGTAGCCCTGCCCAGGTCAAGGGACAGGAGGTGCGGAAAGTGCGACTCATACAGTTTGAGAAGGTCACAGAAGAGCCCATG GGAATTACTCTGAAGCTGAATGAAAAACAGTCCTGTACGGTGGCCAGAATTCTTCATGGTGGCATGATCCATAGACAAG GCTCCCTTCACGTGGGGGATGAGATCCTAGAAATCAATGGCACAAATGTGACAAATCATTCAGTGGATCAGCTACAGAAGGCGATG aaagaaaCCAAAGGAATGATCTCATTAAAAGTAATTCCCAACCAGCAAAGCCGTCTTCCTGCACTACAG ATGTTCATGAGAGCGCAGTTTGACTATGATCCCAAAAAGGACAATCTGATCCCTTGCAAGGAGGCAGGACTGAAGTTTGCTACTGGGGACATTATCCAGATTATCAACAAGGATGACAGCAATTGGTGGCAGGGACGGGTGGAAGGCTCCTCCAAGGAGTCAGCAGGATTGATCCCTTCCCCTGAGCTGCAGGAATG GCGAGTGGCAAGTATGGCTCAGTCAGCTCCTAGCGAAGCCCCGAGCTGCAGCCCCTttgggaagaagaagaagtacAAAGACAAATATCTGGCCAAGCACAGCTCGA ttTTTGATCAGTTGGATGTTGTTTCCTACGAGGAAGTCGTTCGGCTCCCTGCGTTCAAGAGGAAGACCCTGGTGCTGATCG GAGCCAGTGGGGTGGGTCGCAGCCACATTAAGAATGCCCTGCTCAGCCAGAATCCGGAGAAGTTTGTGTACCCTGTCCCAT ACACAACGCGGCCGCCAAGGAAGAGTGAGGAAGATGGGAAGGAGTACCACTTTATCTCAACGGAGGAGATGACGAGGAACATCTCTGCCAATGAGTTCTTGGAGTTTGGCAGCTACCAAGGCAACATGTTTGGCACCAAATTTGAAACAGTGCACCAGATTCATAAGCAAGACAAGATTGCCATCCTTGACATTGAGCCCCAG acccTGAAAATTGTTCGGACAGCAGAACTTTCACCTTTCATTGTGTTCATTGCACCTACTGATCAGGGCACTCAG ACAGAAGCCTTGCAGCAGCTGCAGAAGGACTCTGAGGCCATCCGCAGCCAGTACGCTCACTACTTTGACCTCTCACTGGTCAATAATGGTGTTGATGAAACCCTTAAGAAATTACAAGAAGCCTTCGACCAAGCGTGCAGTTCTCCACAGTGGGTGCCTGTCTCCTGGGTTTACTAA